The following proteins are encoded in a genomic region of Pyrus communis chromosome 11, drPyrComm1.1, whole genome shotgun sequence:
- the LOC137708767 gene encoding gibberellin 3-beta-dioxygenase 1-like gives MPARLSDAFKSHPVNLQLKHPDFNSLHELPDSYAWTNNDDHYPSSLSSFGVDDSVPVIDLSEPNALKLTGHACKTWGVFQVTNHGIPQKLLDDIESAGKSLFSLPVEQKLKAARPPDGISGYGFARISSFFRKLMWSEGFTIVGSPVDHFRQLWPQDYEKFCNIIEEYEKEMKRLAGRLMWLMLGSLGISPEDVKWAGSKGEFKGASAALQLNSYPACPEPDRAMGLAAHTDSTLLTILYQNHTSGLQVLRDGTGWVTVPPMPGALVVNVGDLIHILSNGVYPSVLHRAVVNRTQHRLSIAYLFGPPASVQISPLSKLVGPSHPPLYRPITWNEYLGTKAKHFNKALSSVRLCAPLSSLADVNDHNSVKVV, from the exons ATGCCTGCAAGACTCTCTGATGCCTTCAAATCCCACCCTGTCAACCTCCAACTCAAACACCCAGATTTCAACTCATTACATGAATTGCCAGACTCCTATGCATGGACAAACAATGATGATCACTACCCATCTTCCCTAAGCTCATTTGGGGTAGACGATTCTGTTCCGGTCATCGATCTCTCCGAACCCAATGCTCTTAAGCTCACAGGCCATGCATGTAAGACTTGGGGAGTCTTCCAAGTCACTAACCATGGCATCCCACAGAAGCTTCTTGATGACATTGAGTCCGCAGGCAAAAGCCTTTTCTCTCTGCCAGTCGAGCAGAAGCTCAAAGCCGCCCGACCGCCGGACGGCATTTCAGGCTATGGTTTTGCTCGGATATCTTCGTTTTTTAGGAAGCTCATGTGGTCTGAGGGGTTCACTATTGTTGGCTCACCAGTTGACCATTTTCGCCAACTTTGGCCCCAAGATTACGAAAAATTCTG caATATCATTGAGGAATATGAGAAGGAAATGAAAAGGCTTGCTGGGAGGTTGATGTGGCTTATGCTTGGCTCACTAGGCATATCCCCGGAAGATGTAAAGTGGGCTGGCTCGAAAGGTGAATTCAAAGGTGCATCAGCTGCCTTACAATTGAATTCTTACCCGGCTTGCCCAGAGCCAGATCGGGCCATGGGTTTGGCTGCACATACGGATTCTACCCTCCTCACAATCCTCTACCAAAACCATACTAGTGGTTTGCAAGTGCTTCGAGACGGCACCGGATGGGTCACGGTTCCACCAATGCCCGGTGCTTTGGTGGTCAATGTTGGTGATCTCATCCATATATTATCTAACGGGGTGTACCCAAGTGTCCTTCATCGGGCTGTAGTTAATCGCACCCAACATCGTCTATCCATCGCTTACTTATTCGGTCCCCCGGCTAGTGTCCAAATCTCACCCCTATCAAAATTAGTTGGTCCAAGTCATCCTCCTCTCTACCGGCCAATTACTTGGAATGAGTACCTTGGCACCAAAGCAAAACATTTCAATAAGGCACTTTCATCGGTCAGACTTTGTGCTCCTCTAAGTTCATTAGCAGATGTAAATGATCATAACAGCGTAAAAGTCGTCTAG